From Arachis stenosperma cultivar V10309 chromosome 2, arast.V10309.gnm1.PFL2, whole genome shotgun sequence, one genomic window encodes:
- the LOC130961570 gene encoding cytochrome P450 78A3-like — MTSHIENLWVLALASKCTQENIAWSLLIMAILIWLTMSFYYWSHPGGPAWGKYYSYFYYYHRYCSTWTSKKTSLPTQPHQEQQRCFSSNEDKNMIPGPKGYPIIGSMALLSSQLAHHRILAAAKACNATRLMAFSLGDTRAIVTCHPDVAREILNGTVFADRPIKESAYSLMFNRAIGFAAHGTYWRTLRRIAATHLFSPKQIKASETQRAEIATNMAAILGDACGGAAVTVREVLKTASLSHMMRLVFGYKKNLGMEGELRGLVEEGYDLLGTLNWGDHLPFLRDFDFQRIRFRCTELVPKVNRFVGSIIDEHRTDKNRNSANKDFVDVLLSLQGPDKLSESDMIAVLWEMIFRGTDTVSVLIEWILARMVLHPDVQRKVQDELDTVIGSRGTITEDDVAALVYLPAVVKEVLRLHPPGPLLSWARLAITDTIVDGYHVPKGTTAMVNMWAIARDPSVWKDPLEFKPERFVENEGGVEFSVFGSDLRLAPFGSGRRVCPGKTLGLATVMFWVASLLHKFEWLPLDGMDGVDLSEVLRLSCEMAKPLRVKVCPRLIKANYEN, encoded by the exons ATGACAAGCCACATTGAGAACCTTTGGGTGTTGGCCTTGGCCTCAAAATGCACACAAGAGAACATTGCATGGTCACTTTTGATCATGGCCATACTCATATGGCTAACCATGTCCTTCTATTACTGGTCTCACCCTGGTGGTCCTGCTTGGGGAAAGTACTATTCCTACTTCTACTACTACCACCGTTACTGCTCTACTTGGACATCAAAAAAGACATCATTACCGACACAACCTCACCAAGAACAACAACGTTGCTTTTCATCAAACGAGGATAAAAATATGATTCCTGGCCCCAAAGGATACCCTATTATTGGGAGTATGGCCCTTCTGTCTTCCCAACTAGCACACCATCGTATCCTCGCCGCTGCAAAGGCATGCAACGCCACGAGGCTGATGGCGTTCAGTTTGGGAGACACAAGAGCTATAGTCACGTGCCATCCTGATGTAGCACGTGAGATTCTTAATGGGACGGTCTTTGCTGATCGTCCCATTAAAGAATCAGCTTATAGCCTCATGTTCAACCGGGCCATCGGGTTCGCGGCCCACGGCACTTACTGGCGCACCCTCCGTCGCATCGCCGCCACACACCTTTTTTCACCTAAACAAATTAAGGCCTCGGAGACTCAGAGAGCCGAAATCGCCACAAATATGGCCGCCATACTCGGCGATGCTTGCGGTGGCGCCGCCGTCACGGTTCGTGAAGTGCTCAAAACGGCGTCGTTGAGCCACATGATGAGGTTGGTTTTTGGGTATAAGAAAAACTTGGGAATGGAAGGTGAGCTCAGAGGATTAGTGGAAGAAGGATATGATCTGTTGGGTACCCTTAACTGGGGGGATCACTTGCCCTTCCTAAGGGACTTTGATTTTCAGAGAATCCGGTTCAGGTGTACGGAACTGGTTCCGAAGGTGAACCGCTTCGTTGGTTCGATCATCGATGAACACCGAACCGACAAGAACAGGAACAGCGCCAACAAGGATTTTGTTGATGTCTTGCTCTCTCTCCAAGGACCCGATAAGTTGTCTGAATCCGACATGATTGCTGTTCTTTGG GAAATGATTTTTAGGGGAACCGACACCGTCTCGGTTTTGATAGAGTGGATACTAGCAAGGATGGTCCTTCATCCAGACGTGCAACGCAAGGTTCAGGATGAGCTGGATACGGTGATTGGCTCACGTGGCACTATAACAGAGGATGACGTGGCGGCATTGGTGTACCTCCCGGCAGTGGTAAAGGAAGTTCTAAGGCTTCACCCTCCGGGTCCACTTCTTTCCTGGGCCCGGTTGGCCATAACCGATACCATCGTTGATGGATATCATGTCCCCAAGGGGACTACGGCTATGGTCAACATGTGGGCGATAGCTCGTGACCCGTCTGTGTGGAAGGACCCGCTTGAATTTAAGCCCGAGAGATTCGTTGAGAATGAAGGAGGGGTTGAGTTTTCTGTTTTCGGGTCGGATCTTAGGCTTGCTCCTTTTGGGTCTGGTCGACGGGTTTGCCCCGGAAAAACCTTAGGTTTGGCTACTGTGATGTTTTGGGTGGCATCTCTCTTGCACAAGTTTGAATGGCTACCTTTAGATGGAATGGACGGTGTTGATCTCTCCGAGGTATTAAGGCTCTCTTGTGAAATGGCTAAGCCTCTCAGGGTTAAGGTTTGCCCTAGGCTTATTAAGGCTAATtatgaaaattag